A single Gasterosteus aculeatus chromosome 2, fGasAcu3.hap1.1, whole genome shotgun sequence DNA region contains:
- the pik3cd gene encoding phosphatidylinositol 4,5-bisphosphate 3-kinase catalytic subunit delta isoform isoform X4, translating to MTPSKASKRWFGRMPAARPCSVHWVTPKRTSSRASTRRPKGRSWRRNRGASVTCGPSCLHEFEAQKNHEVNEFRAKMRAFCEETAQERQMLPWQQWMEYSFPCELEPCCSPCGFGRVKSKNKKKIFINVKFDACDESFMVQQDPQDLPVALMRSALKKKAAVFPTLRQEPQDYTLQVNGRWEFIYGKHPMCQFKYIFSCLRNGENPYLTMVHHSAIHKYQEEQGRMCSQLYKSRSLSRPPPLPLKKNTSSLWSIREPFYIHLLQGSRVNAGEGMKLVVQAGLFHGSELLCKVMTTSEVSVCSEPLWDQKLEFDINVADLPRMSRLCFALYAVIEKAKKPRGTKKKNKKADCPIAWVNTMVFDYKDQLKTGEFLLSTWPSVPDKSDLLNPMGTVEKNPNVDSAAGLLIRFPNIRPHPLYYPPLDKLSGDMEKNGDATVATKEEYLKLKEIMDNKNSTEFFEDEKELLWKLRTEVRDRFHESLSKLLLVTKWNRHEDVVQMVSLLRNWPDLPAIHALELLDYSFPDPAVRSFTIACLRKLSDDELLQYLIQLVQVLKYESYLDCDLTTFLLERALSNWRIGHFLFWHLRSEIHVASVSLRFGLILEAYCRGNIHHIRLLTKQNEALGKMKALSDFVKSGSQKMTADDLKLCIRQESYLEALSDLLSPLNPSISLADICADKCRFMNSKMKPLWLMYNSGAQGDTVGIIFKNGDDLRQDMLTLQMIQLMENLWKREGLDLRMLPYGCLSTGNKMGLIEVVKNSDTIANIQRNSSNSAATAAFNKDALLNWLKSKNPEDKLDPAIEEFTLSCAGYCVATYVLGIGDRHNDNIMIRETGQLFHIDFGHILGNFKRKLGINRERVPFILTYDFVHVIQQGRTNNSEKFERFREYCERAYKILCRNAMLFVNLFAMMKAAGLPELTSFKDIQYLKDSLALGKSEEEALKNFKVKFNEALRESWKTKVNWMMHSLAKDNRP from the exons ATGACACCATCAAAAGCATCAAAAAG ATGGTTTGGAAGAATGCCAGCAGCGAGGCCCTGTTCAGTGCACTGGGTGACCCCGAAGCGTACGTCTTCACGTGCATCAACCAGACGGCCGaaagggaggagctggaggaggaatcGAGGCGCATCCGTGACGTGCGGCCCTTCAT GTCTGCATGAGTTCGAGGCCCAGAAGAACCACGAGGTGAATGAGTTTCGGGCAAAGATGCGTGCGTTTTGCGAAGAGACGGCCCAGGAGAGGCAGATGTTGCCGTGGCAGCAGTGGATGGAATACAGCTTCCCATGTGAGCTGGAGCCGTGCTGCTCTCCGTGTGGATTTGGCCGCGTGAAGTcgaaaaacaagaagaagattTTCATCAATGTCAAGTTTGATGCTTGTGAT GAAAGCTTCATGGTGCAACAGGACCCTCAAGACCTCCCCGTGGCTCTGATGAGGAGCGCCCTGAAGAAGAAGGCCGCAGTCTTTCCCACATTGCGACAGGAGCCCCAAGACTACACTCTGCAGGTCAACGGGAGGTGGGAGTTCATCTATGGGAAACATCCCATGTGCCAGTTTAAA TACATATTCTCGTGTTTGAGGAATGGAGAAAACCCTTATCTTACCATGGTGCATCACTCCGCCATCCACAAATATCAGGAGGAGCAGGGCAGAATGTGCAGCCAGTTGTACAAGAGTCGCTCCTTGTCcagacctcctcctctgcccctGAAGAAG AATACCTCCTCTCTGTGGTCCATCAGGGAGCCTTTCTACATTCACCTGCTGCAGGGCAGTCGAGTCAATGCAGGCGAAGGAATGAAG CTGGTGGTGCAGGCCGGTCTGTTCCACGGCAGCGAGCTCCTCTGTAAGGTGATGACCACCTCGGAGGTGTCCGTGTGCTCTGAGCCACTGTGGGATCAAAAGCTGGAGTTCGACATAAACGTGGCCGACCTGCCTCGCATGAGCCGCCTGTGCTTCGCGCTCTATGCCGTCATTGAGAAAGCCAAGAAACCCCGGGGCACGaaaaagaagaataagaaaGCG GACTGCCCGATCGCCTGGGTCAACACCATGGTGTTTGACTACAAGGACCAGCTGAAGACTGGGGAGTTCCTCTTGTCCACATGGCCATCTGTTCCTG acaagAGCGATCTGTTGAACCCAATGGGAACAGTTGAGAAGAACCCCAATGTGGACAGTGCTGCTGGGCTTCTCATCCGCTTCCCTAATATCCGGCCACATCCTCTCTATTACCCTCCACTGGACAAG TTAAGTGGTGACATGGAGAAAAATGGGGATGCAACTGTTGCCACAAAAGAAGAG TACTTGAAACTCAAAGAAATCATGGACAACAAAAACTCCACAGAGTTTTTCGAGGACGAGAAAGAGCTCCTGTGGAAGCTCCGCACAGAAGTCCGTGACCGTTTCCATGAAAGTCTGTCCAAGCTGCTCCTCGTCACCAAGTGGAATCGGCACGAGGACGTAGTTCAG ATGGTGAGCTTACTGAGGAACTGGCCGGACCTCCCGGCCATTCATGCCTTGGAGCTCCTGGACTACAGTTTTCCCGACCCAGCAGTCCGTTCGTTCACAATCGCGTGCCTCAGGAAGCTCAG TGACGATGAACTGCTACAGTACTTAATCCAGCTGGTCCAGGTCCTAAAGTACGAGTCCTACCTAGACTGTGACCTCACCACCTTCCTGCTAGAAAGGGCTCTGTCCAACTGGAGGATTGGACACTTCCTGTTTTGGCACCTCAG GTCAGAGATTCACGTGGCCTCTGTGAGTTTGCGTTTCGGGCTGATTCTGGAGGCCTACTGCCGGGGAAACATCCATCACATCAGGCTTTTAACCAAACAA AATGAGGCTCTGGGCAAAATGAAGGCCCTGAGTGACTTTGTCAAGTCGGGCTCCCAGAAGATGACAGCAGACGACCTGAAGCTGTGTATCAGACAGGAGTCCTACCTGGAGGCCCTGTCAGACCTGCTGTCACCACTCAACCCCAGCATTAGCCTTGCTGACATCTG TGCAGACAAGTGCAGGTTTATGAACTCGAAGATGAAGCCCCTCTGGCTGATGTATAACTCCGGGGCTCAAGGAGACACGGTGGGCATCATCTTCAAGAACGGAGATG ATCTTCGACAAGACATGTTGACCCTGCAGATGATCCAGCTGATGGAGAATTTATGGAAGAGAGAGGGCCTTGATCTCAG GATGCTCCCGTATGGCTGCTTGTCCACCGGGAACAAGATGGGTCTCATTGAAGTGGTGAAGAACTCCGACACAATAGCCAACATCCAgcgcaacagcagcaacagtgcCGCCACCGCTGCCTTCAACAAGGACGCTCTGCTCAACTGGCTCAAATCTAAGAACCCTGA GGACAAACTTGATCCAGCAATAGAAGAGTTCACGTTGTCCTGTGCCGGCTACTGTGTAGCTACATACGTCCTGGGCATCGGAGATCGTCACAACGACAACATCATGATCAGGGAAACTGGACAG CTGTTCCACATTGACTTTGGGCATATCTTGGGCAACTTCAAGCGGAAACTGGGGATCAACAGGGAGCGTGTGCCTTTCATCCTGACTTACGACTTTGTCCACGTGATCCAACAAGGAAGGACCAACAACAGTGAGAAGTTTGAGAG GTTCCGGGAGTACTGCGAGCGGGCCTACAAGATCCTTTGTCGCAACGCGATGCTGTTCGTCAACCTGTTTGCTATGATGAAGGCGGCAGGACTGCCAGAGCTCACCTCCTTCAAAGACATCCAGTATCTAAAG gACTCTTTAGCTTTGGGCAAATCAGAGGAAGAGGCACTGAAGAATTTTAAGGTGAAGTTCAACGAAGCTCTGCGGGAAAGCTGGAAGACAAAAGTCAACTGGATGATGCATTCCCTGGCCAAAGACAACAGACCGTGA